GGATGCGGTAAAAAGGTTGGCTTTACCGCCGAAAAGAAACAGGCACGACACCGGTCCAAACCGCCAAGTTCATCCCGATGTCGTGCCCCACTCGTGCCAAGGGCGCGCGTGCCGAGCCAGTATGGCACGGCTCGTCCATCCCGTCGAGGCCGTTTCGGCATGACTGGGGGATCGCCGATGCCGGCCACGGGCCGCCTCTTTGTGTGCGCCCATTGCCGGGCGCAGGTCGTTGTTTGCCGCCGCTGCGACCGCGGTCAGATCTACTGCAATGGCGGCTGCTCGCAAGCAGCGCGTCGCGCCAGCCTGCGCGAGGCCGCTCAGCGCTATCAACGCAGCCGCCGCGGCCGCTTGGCGCACGCGGAGCGGATGCGCCGCTACCGCTGTCGCCAAAAGAAAGTGACGCATCAGGGTTCCGCCGCGCAGGCCGCCGATGCTCTACTGCCGCTGACCTTGACGACGCCGGCCAGAGCACCGGCGCCCGCTGGCGCCTCAACACCGGTGCCTGAGCATTGCCACTTCTGCCGTTGCACATATTCGGGCTTTGTCCGCCTCGGACCACTGCGTCGTCGGGTCTTCCGTGATGTTCGTACGACTGACCGCACAGGACACGACCCATGACCATTGGAGTAGAACTTGAAGCCCAGATCCTGCGTTACTACCACGTCGAGAAATGGCGCGCCGGCACCATCGCGCGCCAGTTGCATGTGCACCGCGACACCGTCCAGCGTGTGCTGGCGCAGGCCGGCCTGCCCAGGATTGGCAGCGTGCAGCGGCCGTCGCAGATCGACGCCTACCTGCCATTCATCCATGAGACGTTGAAGAAGTTCCCGTCGCTCACGGCCAGCCGCCTGTATGCGATGGTGACCGAACGCGGCTACCGCGGGAGCCAGCACCACTTCCGGCACATGATCGCGCTGCACCGGCCGCGCCCACAGCCGGAAGCCTATCTGCGTCTGCGTACCTTGCCGGGCGAACAAGGGCAAGTCGATTGGGGTCACTTCGGCCATCTGCAGATCGGCCGCGCACGCCGGCCGCTGATGGCCTTCGTGATGGTGCTGTCATGGTCGCGGCAGATCTATCTGCGCTTCTACCTTGATGCACGCATGGACAGCTTCCTGGCCGGCCATGCCGGTGCCTTCGAAGCCTGGTCCGGCCTTCCCAGGGTCCTGCTCTACGACAACCTGAAGAGTGCCGTGCTGGAACGCCAGGGCGATGCGATCCGTTTCCATCCGACACTGCTCGCGTTCGCGGCGCATCACCGCTACGAGCCCCGGCCGGTTGCCGTCGCCCGTGGCAACGAGAAGGGGCGCGTCGAGCGCGCCATCCGCTATGTACGCGAGAGCTTCTTCGCCGGACGCACCGTGACCGACCTCGATGAGCTCAACGCCCAAGCCGCCCATTGGTGTGCGGGACTTGCGGCCGATCGTCCCTGCCGGGAAGAACCGACGATCAGCGTACGCGAGGCGTTCTCCCGCGAGCAGCCCAGCCTGCTCGCCTTGCCGGAGAATCCCTATCCATGCGAACTGCAACTGGCTGTCAAGGTCGGCAAGACACCGTATGTGCGCTTCGATCTGAATGACTACACGATCCCGCATACGCATGTGCGACGCACGCTCACGGTGCGGGCCAGTCCCCGGCAGGTACGCATCCTCGATGGCACGGAACTGCTCGCCACTCATGAGCGCAGTTACGATCGCGGCGCGCAGATAGAGATTGCCGCGCACATCAATGCCTTGGTCGAACGCAAACGCGAAGCCCGCCACCATCGCGGACTTGACCATCTGGCTCGGGCGGCGCCGGCCAGCCAGGCGCTGCTGCAGCGCGCAGCGGAACGGGGCGGCAATCTGGGCAACATCACCACCCACCTGCTGCGGCTGCTCGACCGCTATGGCGCCGCTGAATTGCAAGCGGCGATCGAGGAAATCCTCGCCAGCGATGCGGCGCCTCACCAGAATCCGGTGCGCCTGGCGCTGGAGCGCCGGCGCGAGGCGCGCCAGGCACCGCCGCCCGTGGGTATCCATCTACCTGAACACGTCCGGCACAAGGACAAGCTGGTGATACCCCACCGCCTCGACATCTACGATCAGCTCACGGGAGATGCCAATGAACACGCCTGAGAACCTGCAAAGCCGTGCGAACGCCTTGCGCCTGCATGGGCTACTGGCACACTGGCCGGAGGTCGCCGACGCCGGCTGGGTGGCGCCGCTGCTGCAATGGGAAGAAGAGGAGCGCTCGCGCCGCTCGCTGGAGCGACGCATCCGGGATGCCCGACTGGGCAACTTCAAGCCCTTGTGCGACTTCGACTGGGCCTGGCCGACGCGCTGCGACCGGGCCGCCGTCGAAGAATTGATGTCGCTGGAGTTCGTCAAGGACTCGGCCAACGTCGTGCTGATCGGCCCGAACGGCGTCGGCAAATCGACCCTGGCGCTGAATCTGGCCTATCAGGCGCTCGTCCAAGGGCACACAGCGCTGTTCACCACCGCCGGCCAGATGCTCGGCGAGCTGGCCGCCCTCGACAGCGATTCGGCCTTGCGTCGACGCCTGCACCGCTATGCCTCGCCGGACGTTCTGGTCATCGACGAGGTCGGCTACCTGTCGTACTCGAACCGACATGCCGATCTGCTGTTCGAGCTCATCAGTCGCCGATATGGCGCCACCAGTACGGTGGTTACAACAAACAGACCATTCGCCGAATGGTCGGAGGTGTTCCCGAACGCCGCCTGCGTCGTCTCGCTGGTTGACCGACTGGTGCATCGTGCCGAAGTCATCGCGATCGAGGGCGAGTCGTATCGCGTCAAGGAAGCGCGTGAGCGGGCCGATCAGCGAGCAAAGAAACGCAGCGTGGCCCGGGCGGAGAAAAAGCCATCATGACGCATCTGCACCTGCCTTCAGGAATCACCAACGGGCTGGACTTCCTGATCCCAGACAACTGGTCCCCAGAACAGGCCCTCGCCGTCGTCGAACTCATCGACGATCTACGCGAGCGAATCTGCGCGCACTACCAGCTCGCACTGCATGACCTGCTGCGTGAGCAGCGCTCGCCCCCCGAGAAAAGCCTCGACGATCCGTTCTAGCCTGCACCATCCAACCCAAACAGCAAGGGGCCGCATGCGGCCCCTTGCTGTTGACCTTCTGACCCAACCATACGCCGCCATTTACTGTCGCTTTTACACCGCCGTCAACACCAGAGCCACCACAGGGACGTTCAGCTCTTTCGCCAGCGCCTTCAGGCCGCGCGAGTAGGCGCCGATCTGCTGGGTGCGCATCTTTTCTTCGCCGCCAGTCATCAGGCCGAGGTAGTCGACAATCAGCATGTCCAGGCCGTGCTTGCGCTGGTGGGCCTTGGCCTTCATGCGCACCTCGAGCAGCGTCAGGGCTGGCGAGTCGTCCACTGCGAAGTTGAGGCCGTCGACGTGCTGCACCGATTGGGTGAACCGCTGCCAGGCAGCCGTATCGCCCGGATCGAGCTGGCCGAGTAGCTTGGCCAGCGACGGCCCGCCACGGTTTGCGACGGCGCGCGCGACGATCTCTTGGTCTGACATCTCCATCGACAGGAGCAGGACGCTGTGGCTGGAGGCGATATTCAGCCCAATGTCAGTGGTCAGGGCAGTCTTACCCATCGACGGTCGACCGGCGACGATCACCAGATTGCCGCGGCGCAGGCCACCGTTCAGAGCCTTGTCCATCGGTTCCAAACCCGTCCGGATTGCCATTTCCCCGGAGCCGTGCGCTCGGGCGTCCACGGTGTCGCAAAACTCGGCCAGCAGCTCGCGAAGCATCTTCGGCTCCTTGCGCACGCCGATCTGGGCCAGTTTGGCCAGCATGCCCTGTGCGCGATCGAGGATCTCGGGGCCCTTCATCGGCCCCGGCGTCTCGACCATTTCCTGCACCTTCCGCGCCACTGCCAGCGTCTCGCGGAGCAGGGCGCGCTCGCGCACGCTCTCTGCATATCGGGCAATGTTCGCGGTGCTGGGAGTGCGGTGAGCCAGTTCGGTTAGATAGCCCAGCCCGCCAACGCGCTCGGCCTTGCCCTGCGACTGAAGCATCTCGAACACCGTCACGATGTCGGCAGGTCGATTGGCAACCACCAGGCGGTAGATCGCTCCGAAGACCTCGCGGTGGTCGTCGCGGTAGAAGTGCGCCGGCTCCAGGCCGTTGATGCGGTCCACGGCGTTGTTGTCGAGCAGAAGGCCCCCAAGGACTGCCTGCTCGGCTTCCAGGCTGTACAGCGCCCTCGTCTGCGGGAAATCGTCTGGTGTGGTCATGCTGAAGCGTCCTCGTGGTGATAGCGCCCCTCACGGATCTTCGTGAAGTTCTCGGGCTTGACGATCCAGTCCAGGCTGGCAACGAAGGGTTTGCGCCCCTCCTGGGTCTTGGACCTGCCGGTGAGAAAGTCGGACTCTGCGATGTAGGTGAAAAACCGCTGCCAATAGTCGAGGTTCTGGCGCTTGGCTTCTTCGTTCCAACGCGCGCGCAGGTTGGTTTGCCGTGCTTTCGTCCAGTCACGGATGCTTGGGCACATCGGCAGAATCTCGTGGTATAGCTCCACGATTTCGGAATGAGGGCATGCCGGCTTCTGCAGGCTGGCAGTCTTGCTGCCGGCAGGTGACCCGGCAGGGTCGCCAGAGTTGTCCTGTTCCTGTTCCTGTTCCTGTTCCTGTTCCTGATTACCGCATGCCTTCCCGCTAGCCTTTCCGGAAGCCATACCGAAAGCCTCAGCGAAAGCCTTCCCGAAAGCCTCGGAAAGCGCGCAGGTATTGGCTTTCAGGGATTCAAAGGCCTCTCGCTTGAGTGCGCATTCCGGGATTTGTGACCATTCCGAAGCCCACGACTTCACCACGTTTGGCGACTCGGGCTTATTGCATTTCAGGGCGTTTGGGATCCACACAACTTTGGCCTTCCAGTCGGCTTTCGCCATGCCTTCCCGAAAGACTTCCCGGAAGGCTTCGTCGAAGGCTTCCACCGGCCAATCCAGTTCCTCGGCGAGCGCGGCGCGTCCGGCGCGGAACAAACCCGGGATGGGGCCCGTGTGTGGGCCAGTCAGGAGGAAGACCCACAGCGCCTGGGCGGACGGCTGCAACGGGCTCAGCGCGCGGAATTTCTCATCGCCCCACATTCGCACTTCAATCTTGCGATAGCGAGCGCGCGGTGCTGCTTGCTGTTCGGAAGTAGTCGCCATCATTCCCCTCCCCACCTGACAATGCCCGGCGGATGCCGGTCAAACTCGGCTTCGCGCAGCATGTCCATCACCCACTGCAGGGTGTCCGGAGTGAGATCGTGGAAGTAGGCCCAGCAGTACCCGTCGTTCCAGACGACTGCCGGCCAGATCATGTCCTTGGTGACCCGCCATTCGCCGCGGATTTGCGTACGACGTACCGGTGGCCACCCTGGGCCACCGAAGCGGCGAGGGGTGGATTGAGCTTGGGGCGAGCGCTGGCCGGGCTGATGCCGGCTGGCGCTGGTCGAGATCGCGTTCATGGCCGACCTCACTGGGCGGCGCGGTAGTTCACCGGATCAGCGAGCCAAGCATGCACTTCCGCATTGCGATAGACAGTGCAGCGGTCGCCCATTTTGATTGGCTGCGGTGCCTTGCCAGCCTGCACGAGCTTTCGCCAGGTTTCCCGGGAGAACGGGATGAAGGGAGCGATCTGTCCGAACCGCGAGACCCCGTCCTTGGGAAGGATGGTGGGGGTTTGGCTCTGGTCTTTCTTCTTTGCCATCTTGCTTCCTCACTTGCCGTAGTTTGTTGGCGGTGGAAGCATTCTTGGCTGTTGGCAGGGAACTTAATATGGGCGACTAGAGTTCGTCAGGTGGGTTGTCGGCCTCGCTTGGGTATCCGCGCCTTGTACTGGTCCGATGCGATCTTTAGCATCCGGCGCACATGCTCGGCGTTGTCGAACACGAGTTTTGGCAATGCGATTCCGTCTTCCTGCTGCTTCTGTCGCCACTTACGAACCGTTTTCTGGGTGACGCCATAGGCCTTTGCGACGGTCGCTACCGGTGTGGCGTCGTCGATGCGCCCGTCTTGCGCCCACTCGATATACCGCAGGCCATCCTGTTGCAGGTATTTAGCAATCGGAGGCTCTGCGCCGCCCGCCGCGATGACAGAGAAGAGATCGGGCTTGATCCCGGTGCAAAGGTCCTCGAAGGCAAAGCGGAGCTCGACCAGCATTTCTTCCGGTATGGGCTCGCCTGACTTGAGCGCGCGCGCAAAGGCTTGCTGCATCGTACGGACAATGTCACGGGAGAAGGCGCCGGTCTCCAGGCGTTTCTCCTTCGCCCTGAGATATTGGTCGTAAGGTGATTCGCCATTGCTCTCGGCGGTGTCGGCTCGCGGCTTCTGGTCACTGGTCTCACTCATGGTCCTTCCTTGTGGAAGCCGGCATTCCGCCGGCATTCCTCGTTGCTTGGCTACCTAGTTGCGCGCGTGTAACCGCCAGCGTCGCCACGATTCGGCGTCGGCCGTGCACAGGTAGCCGCGCTCGGCGGCGAAGCCGGCGCCGGCGACGATC
This Cupriavidus nantongensis DNA region includes the following protein-coding sequences:
- the istA gene encoding IS21 family transposase; amino-acid sequence: MTIGVELEAQILRYYHVEKWRAGTIARQLHVHRDTVQRVLAQAGLPRIGSVQRPSQIDAYLPFIHETLKKFPSLTASRLYAMVTERGYRGSQHHFRHMIALHRPRPQPEAYLRLRTLPGEQGQVDWGHFGHLQIGRARRPLMAFVMVLSWSRQIYLRFYLDARMDSFLAGHAGAFEAWSGLPRVLLYDNLKSAVLERQGDAIRFHPTLLAFAAHHRYEPRPVAVARGNEKGRVERAIRYVRESFFAGRTVTDLDELNAQAAHWCAGLAADRPCREEPTISVREAFSREQPSLLALPENPYPCELQLAVKVGKTPYVRFDLNDYTIPHTHVRRTLTVRASPRQVRILDGTELLATHERSYDRGAQIEIAAHINALVERKREARHHRGLDHLARAAPASQALLQRAAERGGNLGNITTHLLRLLDRYGAAELQAAIEEILASDAAPHQNPVRLALERRREARQAPPPVGIHLPEHVRHKDKLVIPHRLDIYDQLTGDANEHA
- the istB gene encoding IS21-like element helper ATPase IstB; its protein translation is MNTPENLQSRANALRLHGLLAHWPEVADAGWVAPLLQWEEEERSRRSLERRIRDARLGNFKPLCDFDWAWPTRCDRAAVEELMSLEFVKDSANVVLIGPNGVGKSTLALNLAYQALVQGHTALFTTAGQMLGELAALDSDSALRRRLHRYASPDVLVIDEVGYLSYSNRHADLLFELISRRYGATSTVVTTNRPFAEWSEVFPNAACVVSLVDRLVHRAEVIAIEGESYRVKEARERADQRAKKRSVARAEKKPS
- a CDS encoding replicative DNA helicase translates to MTTPDDFPQTRALYSLEAEQAVLGGLLLDNNAVDRINGLEPAHFYRDDHREVFGAIYRLVVANRPADIVTVFEMLQSQGKAERVGGLGYLTELAHRTPSTANIARYAESVRERALLRETLAVARKVQEMVETPGPMKGPEILDRAQGMLAKLAQIGVRKEPKMLRELLAEFCDTVDARAHGSGEMAIRTGLEPMDKALNGGLRRGNLVIVAGRPSMGKTALTTDIGLNIASSHSVLLLSMEMSDQEIVARAVANRGGPSLAKLLGQLDPGDTAAWQRFTQSVQHVDGLNFAVDDSPALTLLEVRMKAKAHQRKHGLDMLIVDYLGLMTGGEEKMRTQQIGAYSRGLKALAKELNVPVVALVLTAV
- a CDS encoding helix-turn-helix transcriptional regulator; translation: MAKKKDQSQTPTILPKDGVSRFGQIAPFIPFSRETWRKLVQAGKAPQPIKMGDRCTVYRNAEVHAWLADPVNYRAAQ